From the genome of Culicoides brevitarsis isolate CSIRO-B50_1 unplaced genomic scaffold, AGI_CSIRO_Cbre_v1 contig_34, whole genome shotgun sequence:
TaaatttcaacattaaaaaataccgTACTTTGACATTTCGTTTTGTGATTGATTTTCACAACATGAAAAATCgtgaagaaaatcaaaaatgaagctgaaaaaagttaattattgaatttggATGCGACAAAGGACAACTATCATGTTTTTACGATCTCCTTTGGTTAAGTTTATTAGTTTTTGTGTGATTATTTCGTTTGTTATTTCTTTGTTGATTGCTGCTCTTCCCACAAATCTCGGTAAGTTTTccattttcttcttatttcatcaaaaattttaataaaatgaacttCCCTTGTAGAATCTTGCAATTGCGAGAATTATTTGGATACGCACAATTCCATTCATGAGGATGTCAAGcgaaacaaattttacaatgCACACTTGGGGAGCATCGATAAACCAAAATTAGCCATTCTCGTGCCATTTCGCGATCGTTTCGATGAATTACTGCAATTCGCGCCACATTTGACGGATTTTTTGAAACGCCAACAGATACCTCATCACATCTTCGTGCTGAATCAAGCGGATCGTTATCGATTTAATCGTGCATCGTTAATTAACACCGGATTTTTGTACACTCAACATGATTTTGATTATATTGCGATGCATGACGTCGACTTGTTGCCTCTCAATGACAAACTTAATTACTCTTATCCGAAGGAAGGAAGTGTTTTTCACGTAGCTGCTCCCGATTTGCATCCGAAATATGGATATCCGAACTTTGTTGGAGGAATTTTGCTCGTTAACCGAGAGGATTTTCGTAAAGTTAATGGCATGTCAAATCGTTATTGGGGATGGGGATTGGAAgacgatgaattttttgtgcgtTTGAAGGAAAGTTCCATTGCAGTAAAGAGACCTGAAAATGTTGGCACGGGAAAAACGGATACCTTTAAACACATTCACGATAAAATGCATCGAAAACGCGATACAACAAAGTGTTATAATCAACGTGAAGTTACTCGTAAACGCGATCGAGAAACGGGCCTCGATACACTCAAATACGAGATAAGCAGTAGAAATATGGTTTCAATAGACGACGTTACAGTTACAGTGTTGAACATTAAATTGTATTGTGATACAGAGAAAACGCCATGGTGCGATTGTGAAGGCGCTCCGCCTGAAgcgaaaacaaaaagaaaagcaCGAGCAAGTCAAAAAAGCTAAATGGAATAGacaatcttgaattttttttttgtgtaattttaattttttttttaaaaaacaaatatattatGATAGAAAatgtgaacaaaaaatcaatccgAAGAACTTGATGAACTCGAAGAACTTCTTCTCAATGCTCTCGATATCGCATATCCTCCTAATCCAAGAGCTCCGGCGCCAGCTGCGTATTTCAAggctttatttttcttcatttttttctttccctgtagaaaaaaaaaatttgttcaaaatatttcgacaaaaattttcccttcaAAGCACAtctaaagctaaaatttttacacaaaaaattatttcaataccCCCTTCATTGCAACTCCCGTTAATATAGCAGCTGCTGTTCCTCCTCCCAAAGCTCCTAATATTCCTCCATTGTTTCCATGACCTGTTTGTGGATACATTGGTTGACTTCCGGGATAATATGGTTGAGATTGAGGCGCAAATCCTCCTGGATTGTATGCATTATGGTTGttgttgtactaaaaattcacaaaaatcatattttcgaattctataaaaattgaaatatatagGAAATGATACCTTGTGAGGATTTTGAGATGGCACGATTGAGTTAGTTGCTTTGCCAATTATGTTGTTAATGAAGTCTTTGGTGTCTTCGATGATacctttgttttgtttcggaGGAACGTATTGAtgatttgatggatttcgaTACTTTTATGATAatgaaacattgaaaaaagcacaaattagacaagaaaaaaaagaaacaaaaaaaccatttcacccaaaaaaaaaatgtcaaaggaCAAAAAGGAATGTGCAGAACTCGTGTGCTATATAGGATTGTTAGAGAGTTTATTGAaagattaatattttgttataaagGAAATGCATGCAAGCAAGTTAAGGgagaaattcttttttgaaaaataccgGATCAGTAGATGCTGTTGGATAAGAAGTTGTTTGTCCtgacactgaaaaaaaataaattatcttcaaattttatgaaaataaacgaaaaacttACTTCCCGGATATCCTCCTGTTGGATATGGCGTATAAGGCGGAGGAGCAGGAGCTCCTGGCATGCCGGGAAATACAGGAACTCCGCCATGAGGAGGTCCATGCGAAGGATAagctaaaaaatcattaaaaaaaaatcaaaattttcacttaaaaattttcactcacgCGGATATGGCATTGGACAAACTTGTGCTCCGGGAGGCGGATAAACAGGCAAATTTCCCATTGGAGGAGCAGTAGGTCCCGGATTTGATGCTCCTGTTGTATCATTCTCGACGCCAATCATGTGAATTGTTCCTTCGCCCGCGAGAGATACGAAAGTTGCTCGTGTCAACGGAAGACGATGCGTAAAAGTTGCAAAATGTGCTCCATTAACGGCAATTTTATACTGCGAATGTTCAGCTAAAACGAGCAAGTCGAAAGGTTGCCCGAAATAAATTGGAGAATGTCCGTAACGTTCTTCCGTTCCCCAAACACGATTCGTATAGTTATTTCTTACAATGCAATTTTCCCGAGGACGAATCGACAAATGAAGTGCAACATCATCTCTTGGTTCAGTTGCTGCTCCGCATTGAATGTTAATTTGTAATCTGTAAAAGGAAACGACtggttatttattcattttcttgtCTTGTGAAATAATTCGACTTTCGATTCGCTGTGATTCACCAtgcgaataaaatttaatgacgtCACATCGCTAAATGATATGAATTGCAcgcaaaattacgaaaaaatacaCACCTGCCTTCTTGATGGACAACTCCTCGAAATCGAAGCATCAATCCAGGTCTCATGCCTCCCGGAATGCTTCCGAGAAATGGAAGTTgctgaaaaaatgtgaaaattattaaaatttacatattttttgagaaaaaaaaactcactggATTGTGAATTGGAATAGTAgccatttgaatatttttctcgtttattgtctttcaaaactaattttatactAACGACTCGTTCATTTatcaaacatttattatttggaCAGAAATACTGATAACTAATCacgaaaaagataaataataacaataagtaCGCGCCGTGAGAGTGTTTGAATACTACTGcctgtaaaaataatgattcacTTTGTTTTGGATTTGTAGTTGTGATCGCCGACGAAgtagtatttatttacaattaaacaattttcgagTGTATGCACTTTTGTTTGTAAACGTAAATAGGTAATATTTAGTAATGAGGCAATACAGTCAAAGAGTTGCGTATACGGATGATTGGGAAGGTCGTTTTAGCCGACAGTAGATACAAAAGAACAGAATGGAGGTTTCACTGTTCGGTTTTTAACACAGTGAAAATAACACATGctttatttttcgttgaatgacaattttcttttgctttgcgctttttaaaagtatttttaatatattaatttttttcaaaacaatttaaaaaaaaaagataaaatttttaaacttaagaaattaattactcattaaaaatttttgtgtttcattttttcgcaACATTTCGTTATTTGActtataaactaaaaaaatttcactcgaCAGTTGTAACTTTCGTtccagatgtcaaaattaagcaaatgtAGGCTTAAATTAATGCTGAAGgtctaaaactttttttttttttttttttttttatgaaaaacattgttcattttttttttttttaaaaaacttttcaggaaagtttcataagtttttttttttgattaaaaaacttgttcaggacaagtttcatgggaaggcgtttgacgaagaaaaaattttttttttccaaattttaaaaaaaaaaatttttttttttttttttttttattaaaaaacttgttcaggacaagtttcatgggaaggcgtttgacgaagaaaaaaaaaattttttccaaatttataaaacgaattttttatttttacgaaaacagGATTTTGAACTAATCAAAGGCAAAATTATGTAATTcacagaaaaatgaaaaaaaaattcttatcatttaaaattgagttttacTCTATGAAAAACTCTTCAAAATATGACGAAATGACATCAGAAGAGtgacttagaaaaaaaaaataatagtgagAATTTACCTACGCGGagtcaacaaatatttataaaatttgaaatcatcTTCTTTATTTACTGAGACCGACAGAGCATTTGAGCATTCAGTTCGTCGTCAGTGAATGTCGCATTCACacacatttttactttttcgtgCTGtcgatattatttataaaattttgcctttgaaacaaaataataacaaacgtGGAAAAAtcacttatttaaaatattctacaAAATTCTAAACTACTCAAAAATAAAGacaataaatgaacaaaaataaaaatatttaaaatcggaacaactcataaataaattttactttcgattttattgcttgacaataaaaaaaaaacacttgtggctaataattcttaaaaatttgcataatttaccacacacacacagccaattattattatttaattgataaaatttatatcaggttaatgtttaaaatatgagTGAGTGACATAACGTGACGATTGATATGCCATTCAACTgagaattgtaaaaaaaaaagtttgaaaaaaatttacaacgtTTGCCtggataaataaatacaactgAAAAAtgttagagaagaaaaataaacgagacaatatttttttctatttttaataagaacaTTAACAAACGTACTAATAATAGATAAGATTATATTATAAAGAAAAGGTACAAGAGAGACGTTGACGACGAGAAAAGTGAAGTTCTGTGTGAGAAATTTAaacgtgaaaaaaagaaagaaaattcgttcttttttgtttttttttttcgtgataagTTTGTGTCATATAAATTAAGTAGAAAACACAAAAGCCAGACTCAGTGACAATAAAGACGCAATCGAGTATTTTTGGAAGacaactcataaaattttttgaagcttaTCGGAAAAAGAGACATTCGCGGAACGCAACGTGTTCAAACTAGatgttttgaaaaagtaatttgGCAATTTGACATCAATTAggaagtgaaatttaaaaaaaaaaattaaataaacatgaaTCCAATACCAACAACGTCAGAAAATGTCGTTCGCCCAGCAAGAACTCGACCGAAAATCACGCTCAATATACCTGATAATCCGTATAGAGCGACAGAACCTTCGCCATATATTCAACCTGCTCCGATGACAGGATTGTCAGGATATCCGGGAACAGCTTCTGTTGGTCCTAATGGATTTCAATACGATGCTTACATGTATCCTCAAAAAGCGGGTCAATATATGTTCAAGCAATTTGCgggttttaaagattttacaaTGAATACTGCCAAATCTGGGTaagaaactcaaaaatttcatgatttttttttgtatgtgttatgttgaattttttttttagtttgggTTTCGGAGAAAAATATGCCTTTTGGATGTACAATAAAGTATCGCAATGGTCAAAAAGTACATTCACACATATCTTTCTCACAATCGTTGTGTTACTGTATAGTTTGGCAGGTGctgcaatttttaaagcaattgaAGGAGGAGCAGAAGAACAAGCGCGAACTGATATTAAAAACAACAGATCTCTTTtacttgatgaaattttgaactatACAACGCATCCTGATTCTCTTCAGTTGTTAAAATTCGtaagtttgttatttttttgaagaaatttttaaataatttttttttttactttattttacatCACAGGATGTCCCAAAATGGAAAGGAGATATCGAAAACAGAATTTTGACGTACGAAAGAGCATTGATAGCTCATTTACAAGAAGGAAATTACGATCAGGATAAAGCTAAATGGTCTTTTTGGAATGCAATGTTCTTCTGTGGTACTGTTTACACCACAATAGGTAAGAAATTTAGATGTAGACAATGCGTCGTCTTGCAAAttgattgaagaaatttacgaaaataatcgaaaaacgGTCGATATATCAGCAGCAGCTGACTCATTTCACATATTTGAGACATTTTCGACCCATTCTACTTGATtgtatgtattaaaaatagcTCAATTACTCTCTTTGCGGTAACACGTCTCAACAAGTGTTTCCCTCTCACAGATGTTTCGTTGCTGAGCTATTTTCATATTTCCACAATAATTTCAGTCTCTCGCCGAACGTTTCGCTTTAAGTTTTCGTCACTTTAATTCGTTagaattaaagaagaaaaaaattaattttcacttttggcATGacgatcaatattttttctttagaggacaaaaattattcttctcGAAGTGTGTAATTTATTGCCCAAACGGAAAAAACGTAACTATTAGATAGATGCaaataagtgaaaattgtctcgtaataaaagaaaaatccgaacaaaaaagaaatcgaacacaaaatatttggttgtgaaaagaattgaaagcgaaaaaaaagatggatgtaaaaaatatagaaaatataaatagaaCTGTGATGGATAGTATGAGTCAAAAAAACTTTGGTACTCCCGCGACATCAAGTGTTCGTCGTTATCGACGTACTCCGTCAAACAGAAGCGTAACGAAGCGTGATCAAACGCCTGATCCGTCGTCTCGCGTGCAAAGCTCCCAACGAAATACGGACGACGACAGTTGTAGTAGTGCGGATTTCTTCTTTGCCAACAATAACGGCGTTGGTAGATCGCCTTCTGTAAGTGTGCCAACTTCTCCTGTTGCTGTAACTGCGCCATCGTCTCCCTTCAAGGAAATGTCTCCGGCTTTTCCCGTCAACAACAATGAGGAAAAGCCCGAAAATGACGTCaaagaagcgaaaaaattcCCTGAAGTTGAAGCTGGAGGACATATGAGCAAAATTCTGAGTCGacgaaacaaagcaaaaaatgctGCAAAAGCTCATCGAAGTCAATCAACTCCTCGCAAAGAAAGTGAAACACAAACAAGCACAACGGCAGTTATCACATACACAAGCGACGTACCAATTAGCAAACGAAGCATGTCTCTTCCGCGTCACAAAGAAGATTCGAGTGAAAGTGACGCCGCATTAGTTGCTCGTTTAACGATTCCTGCGCCGGCGTATCAACCTCAATTTTCGACAACAGATCCGCGTGGTTTGCAACTCGAAATGAACATGAAAAAGTTCGAAGAGGATCGCAAAAAGTTTGAACTTGAAAAACTGAGATTTATTCAACAGAAACGCGAACTCGATCGCATGAGACTTGCGAGATTCGAAAAATATCGCGAAGAAATTGCAGCAAAAGAACCATCAAAAGGACTAACGCCATTCGCATTACACGAAAAAGATTTGGGCGTTCGTCCTGACAGTCCAATGCCACGAAAATCAAAATCCAAATCGAGAGAACGTCGTTCAAAATCGTCAATGAAGAAACACAAGGACTATGTTTCATCAACTGTAGATGCTTCCGACGAATCAGATTATGAACAAAGACGATTAAAAACTCGTTTGGCATCAAAATCGCCTCGAAGAAAGTCATCGAGATCTCGAACGCCTGTTGCTGTTTCAAAAACTCCCGATATAACGATTGATTCGGTCGACGAATATTTCGACATTAACAAAAACTCCATTCAAGATTTGGGAAAAGCGCTTCAAGTGAGACGacgaaatgtgaaaaatgacaCAGATAAACAGGCAAATGGCACAAATGGAGTTGCGAAAGAAGTTGAAATCCGGAATGATGATGAAACAAAGAAATTACTTGTACCGATATTTGTAGATGCTTATGCTCACAAaccaaatttgccaaaaacggGTTTGAGATCATATTTATATCCGTTTTATTACGAATCTAAAATTGTTTGGAAACAATTGAAAGCGGCACATCCTAAAGAAGTATTAGAAATCCGAACGTCGTTTAAGAGATGTTTGTGTATGTGGATCGCAATGTTGATATTATGCGGCACAGGAGGCTTAATTTTTCGACATCTCGAAGGAAATTGGGAAAATATGTACAAATGCGGCACAAAACGTATACGACGAACATTTATCGATGATCTGTGGAAATTCAGTCAAAATTTGAggtttgattgaatttttcttgactCAAAATTCGTttctaattatattttttctcaaaaacgaAACAGAGAAGACGATTGGAAAACAAAAGCACGAACAACACTCAAGCAATTTGAAGAAGAATTGCAAATCGCATACGACGCGGGTGTCAAATCGTATTCGGGAATTACGGTTTGGTCGTTCATTAATAGTGCATTATTTTGTCTCACTGTTGTTACAACTATTGGTACCttaaactaacaaaaattttaaaaatttgtttgtttacacaaaagtttaattttttttttttcgtttcaggcTATGGACATATTGTTCCTAAAACCACAGCAGGAAAAGCACTAACAATCGTTTACTCTATCATCGGTGTTCCATTGTTCTTGATCATCTTAGCTGATTTTGGAAAGTTGTTGACTCGCATTATAAAATTCCTGTGGGCATACGTTCGACGTCTTTATTACACAGGAACATGTAAAAAAGTCAGAAAACAATCGCAAGTTCAAGTAAGTTTCTCTCATTCAATTAcgaatgtgcaaaaaaaatacaattaaaaaaatttcaattaaaaaaaaattgtccttttgttgtataaaaatttcatacttgagaattatttttttttataaaattagacaaggccgctccaaatgaaaatcaaaaataaagtccaaaatttttgaaaataaaatggggggggcaaaataaaaaaaaatttttgaaatacttattttcatacaaaatgacaaaattttagcaatttttgatcgttgatcaacatttttgttgtttttttaataattttctttgaaactttcaaattaaaaattgatttaagatcattttaagttaaaaattgaaaaattaaaatttcataaaaaataactgtcaaaaaaatttgaaaaaaaattcagtaattttatgaaaaatttttttagagaagaaaattcaagttaaaatatgattttcaaaacaaaaattaaaataattgaaaattttttataaatttttttgaaaatgtcttgaaaaatcatgaaaatacaacaaaaaacgatcaattttgatgaaatttttaacttttttttttattttgccccattggatttttgacttttaaaatggggcatcggactttatttttgattttcatttggagcggcctaaaaaaatttcaattaaaaaaaaaattgttgtataaaaatttcataattgagaactatttttttttataaaattagacaaatttcaaactaaaattatttttgtttatttgtaatttttttttgaaaattttttgaagtcagaaatttaaaaaaaaaatattttcagggcGTAATGCGTGGCATAAACGTAATGTACGATATGGCTCGTCGTCCAAGTCAAATGGTTACGACATTGGGTGTTATGCAAACTCAAACGCCAACAAGCACAGAATCTCATCCTCCATCTTGTGATTCGCCGACATTGCCCGATATCGAAATTGACGACGAATTTAATCTTCCCATCAGTTTGGCGCTCTCTATTTTGATCATTTACATGTTGTTTGGAGCTGCTGTGTACAAGTCATGGGAAAGTTGGAGTTTCTTTGATTCTTTctatttcgtttttatttccaTGTCCACAATCGGATTTGGCGATTTGGTGCCTGATCATCCGATGTTCATGATGGCAAGTATTATTTACTTGATATTCGGACTTGCTCTTACTTCGATGTGTATCAACGTTGTGCAAATCAAACTTAGTGACACATTTAGGGCAGCAAGTGCGAAACTTGGAGCGACAATTGGATTACAACCGGGAGCAGAAACAGCATCTGTAGGCGCTGAACACACGCCTGTTGAACTTGCAGGAGTGCATGTCGGGCAAAAAGacggaatttaatttttaagctttacttttcgctatttatttatttaatattttaagtaattgCTTTCCAATGTTAgttgtttgtgttttatttacgaaaaaaaggaacgaaaaattttattaattgtaattaataatatttatatgaataaaaattaaataatttgaaatgattacttttttttattttactttagatCTCAATCTTCTCTAAAAATGTGCATaattttgtctgaaaataACTCGCtcttacacattttttgtatttattcattttttt
Proteins encoded in this window:
- the LOC134836477 gene encoding beta-1,4-galactosyltransferase 7-like; this translates as MRQRTTIMFLRSPLVKFISFCVIISFVISLLIAALPTNLESCNCENYLDTHNSIHEDVKRNKFYNAHLGSIDKPKLAILVPFRDRFDELLQFAPHLTDFLKRQQIPHHIFVLNQADRYRFNRASLINTGFLYTQHDFDYIAMHDVDLLPLNDKLNYSYPKEGSVFHVAAPDLHPKYGYPNFVGGILLVNREDFRKVNGMSNRYWGWGLEDDEFFVRLKESSIAVKRPENVGTGKTDTFKHIHDKMHRKRDTTKCYNQREVTRKRDRETGLDTLKYEISSRNMVSIDDVTVTVLNIKLYCDTEKTPWCDCEGAPPEAKTKRKARASQKS
- the LOC134836476 gene encoding galectin-9-like isoform X1, encoding MATIPIHNPQLPFLGSIPGGMRPGLMLRFRGVVHQEGRLQINIQCGAATEPRDDVALHLSIRPRENCIVRNNYTNRVWGTEERYGHSPIYFGQPFDLLVLAEHSQYKIAVNGAHFATFTHRLPLTRATFVSLAGEGTIHMIGVENDTTGASNPGPTAPPMGNLPVYPPPGAQVCPMPYPPYPSHGPPHGGVPVFPGMPGAPAPPPYTPYPTGGYPGMSGQTTSYPTASTDPYRNPSNHQYVPPKQNKGIIEDTKDFINNIIGKATNSIVPSQNPHKYNNNHNAYNPGGFAPQSQPYYPGSQPMYPQTGHGNNGGILGALGGGTAAAILTGVAMKGGKKKMKKNKALKYAAGAGALGLGGYAISRALRRSSSSSSSSSD
- the LOC134836476 gene encoding galectin-9-like isoform X2 encodes the protein MATIPIHNPQLPFLGSIPGGMRPGLMLRFRGVVHQEGRLQINIQCGAATEPRDDVALHLSIRPRENCIVRNNYTNRVWGTEERYGHSPIYFGQPFDLLVLAEHSQYKIAVNGAHFATFTHRLPLTRATFVSLAGEGTIHMIGVENDTTGASNPGPTAPPMGNLPVYPPPGAQVCPMPYPPYPSHGPPHGGVPVFPGMPGAPAPPPYTPYPTGGYPGMSGQTTSYPTASTDPYNNNHNAYNPGGFAPQSQPYYPGSQPMYPQTGHGNNGGILGALGGGTAAAILTGVAMKGGKKKMKKNKALKYAAGAGALGLGGYAISRALRRSSSSSSSSSD
- the LOC134836466 gene encoding uncharacterized protein LOC134836466 → MNPIPTTSENVVRPARTRPKITLNIPDNPYRATEPSPYIQPAPMTGLSGYPGTASVGPNGFQYDAYMYPQKAGQYMFKQFAGFKDFTMNTAKSGLGFGEKYAFWMYNKVSQWSKSTFTHIFLTIVVLLYSLAGAAIFKAIEGGAEEQARTDIKNNRSLLLDEILNYTTHPDSLQLLKFDVPKWKGDIENRILTYERALIAHLQEGNYDQDKAKWSFWNAMFFCGTVYTTIAQLLSLR
- the LOC134836478 gene encoding uncharacterized protein LOC134836478, which gives rise to MDSMSQKNFGTPATSSVRRYRRTPSNRSVTKRDQTPDPSSRVQSSQRNTDDDSCSSADFFFANNNGVGRSPSVSVPTSPVAVTAPSSPFKEMSPAFPVNNNEEKPENDVKEAKKFPEVEAGGHMSKILSRRNKAKNAAKAHRSQSTPRKESETQTSTTAVITYTSDVPISKRSMSLPRHKEDSSESDAALVARLTIPAPAYQPQFSTTDPRGLQLEMNMKKFEEDRKKFELEKLRFIQQKRELDRMRLARFEKYREEIAAKEPSKGLTPFALHEKDLGVRPDSPMPRKSKSKSRERRSKSSMKKHKDYVSSTVDASDESDYEQRRLKTRLASKSPRRKSSRSRTPVAVSKTPDITIDSVDEYFDINKNSIQDLGKALQVRRRNVKNDTDKQANGTNGVAKEVEIRNDDETKKLLVPIFVDAYAHKPNLPKTGLRSYLYPFYYESKIVWKQLKAAHPKEVLEIRTSFKRCLCMWIAMLILCGTGGLIFRHLEGNWENMYKCGTKRIRRTFIDDLWKFSQNLREDDWKTKARTTLKQFEEELQIAYDAGVKSYSGITVWSFINSALFCLTVVTTIGYGHIVPKTTAGKALTIVYSIIGVPLFLIILADFGKLLTRIIKFLWAYVRRLYYTGTCKKVRKQSQVQGVMRGINVMYDMARRPSQMVTTLGVMQTQTPTSTESHPPSCDSPTLPDIEIDDEFNLPISLALSILIIYMLFGAAVYKSWESWSFFDSFYFVFISMSTIGFGDLVPDHPMFMMASIIYLIFGLALTSMCINVVQIKLSDTFRAASAKLGATIGLQPGAETASVGAEHTPVELAGVHVGQKDGI